DNA from Cyprinus carpio isolate SPL01 chromosome B3, ASM1834038v1, whole genome shotgun sequence:
TAGAAAGTATTTGTGTTCCATGTCTCTCTGCTGACTTTATAAAGACTGTACGCTGTGTAAAGACCTTCAGCGTTCTGTTCATACTCCAGTTTTGACAGTATAGAGATGTTGGAATCATTTACTTTCCATTGTACAGTGAGATGCTTGGGGTAGAAATCCTCAATAACACAAATAACAAACATACTTTTCTGAGTCGTTACAGGAACTAAACTCTGGGTTGGTGTTTGTGGATCCcctgaaattaaaacaattttgttttataGACAATGAAACTACAGTTACTGTACcaccatttattttgttttgatttaatttcttttaaatattgataagACTGGCTTTACATGACTTTTCTCCAGTTTTTACTGTAGGCTATTAGATGAAATCAGTCAGTTATTTCCACCCTGATCCATACATTTGAAATCAACAGAATCACGTGAAAACCCAGAGGCTGGCCAGTATTGTGACATGATCAAGTAGCATTTTAAAGATATAAATGTAAGTGACAGTAGGCCTCAGTGTTACAAAAGTTACACAAGGGGAAATTAAGCCATTAATCCTGATTTCTTAAACGTTTGTGCTGTGCCGTACCAGTCTTGCAGACTCCTGCATCCTCTTCATGTGTGCAGTCATAAACACCCCAACCCCTGAAGCTGCACTCAGATAGTGAGCTCTCCGAGCCTTTACACTTCACGTTATCCATCCAGATTTGACCACAGCCTCAAAAAATCAAcagaattagatttttaaaaataaataagtaaataaataaataaaacaattagacCCGTATTTAACAATCAAACTGTGCTGAGGAGTTGATACCTTCCTGAAATTGTCGTCCAGGTGTGGCTTTTTTGGCTCCAGAATAACCCATCTGACGACACACCACATGTGCTCCGGCCAGGTTCCATCCGTCATGACAAACTGAACCCCACTGTCCATCATGATAGATCTCCACACGCCCAGAAGAAGCCAGACCTCCCACAAGTCTCACGCTGCCCTCCTGTGTTGGCTGCTTCGGTCTGTCATCTTCAAACAGTGACAGAAGGTTCAAAGATTATATCAACAAAATCATGTGAAAACCCAGAGGCCTGCCAATAGTCTGACattatcatataatattttaaagatgtaattgCCAGTAGGCCCTATTGTTACAATAGTTACACAAGTGGAAATGAAGCAATTAATCCTGACTTCTTAAATGTCTGTGCTGTGCCGTACCAGCCTCGCAGACGACTCCTGCATCCTCTTCATGTGTGCAGTCATAAACACCCCAACCCCTGAAGCTGCATTTAGATAGTGAGCTCTCCAAGCCATTACACTTCACATCATCCATCCAGATTGGACCACAGCctcaaaaaaatcaacagaatttgggtaaaaaaaaaaaacaaacaaaacaaaacaagaccgTTGTGTAACAATCAAACGTCACTGAGGAGTTTATACCTGCTGGAAAGCGTCCTCCAGACGTAGCTGTTATGGCACCAGAAAAACCCATCTGACGACACACAACTTGTGCTTCAGCCTGGTTCCATCCGTCATCACAAACTGTACCCCACCGCCCATCATGATAGATCTCCACACGACCAGATGAAGCCAGATCTCCCACAAGTCTCACGCTGCCCTCCTGTGTTGGCTGCTTCGGTGTGTCATCTTCAGACAGTGACAGAAGATTCAGAGATTGAGAGATTTTAATGAAAACTACTCAGGAAATGTTTAAAGCAGTAAATAAAGTGTTTAACCTCATGTGCAAGTGTTGCTGCAACAGACATGTTCggttgtaaaattacaatacaccACTGAAtagatgattttttatttttatttttttatttacaaatatatttgtgacatattattttgataaaactCATGAAAATCCATCAAGTACAAGTATTGCAAGCAttgtatttcaaatttaaaaagcaaagGTTTACTAACCAAACAGTGTTTCACATTGGGCTGAAACAAGAAACAGCAGAGGCCACAGAAGATACATGATTCTTTTCTTGCTGGAAATACTGGAGACAGCAGAGACGGGAACACAATTCACAGCTGAATTAGCtgcaaaacattttgtcattaaactactttaaataaagatttatttacaaaaaaaaaagctacatttaaaaaagtttcattaCTGCAACAGGCATTTAAACAAGAACTGTCTGTCATCATATCTGGGCTAAGAAAAATCCATTCTTCAGCTAAGATGTACTACAAactttgctctgttttattcgtTTGTTCTGCTTCAGATCCTCTTTGTGTGGCGGACACACACAaagaaggaaacacacacacagtctccttCTTCACAGTTCATTGTTCAGATACACCGTTTATATATATCTTCTTGTTATGCATATTCATTGATTTCAGAACCAAGACTCTCAGAATTGATTGGATAAACAAATGAAGAGATTATCATAAGGCCTCCTACTTCAGATTACCATTCATGCAGATGGTTTTACTTTTTTCAAGGCCAAGTTTGTCAACTGTTAGGTGTAAATCATATTGGAGAATGAACACAGTAAACTTTATGTGCTATCGTGCACATACACaggaaatattactttaaaatcaaACGTTATGACAGTTAAACCCAACAATATACTAAGAGCCTGAATCTTACAGTTATGCAAATAAGACCAGTCTAACTAAATTCACAAAACACAAAGTGATGAATTCATTTCATTTGTTAACCTGTTAGCCATCTGTGTGAATTTGCTAGCTAGCTACTTAGCTATAAAAAACTCTCTACTGACCACCTATTTTATTTGGTGAAATGTGTTTGTCACGTGATTTGTTTTACAAATACAGTGTCTATATGGTCAGTACAGTGATCCTGTTCAAAATGTCAGGTTAACACATTTTCTTTGTATACGAGTTAAATATCAGTAATACACATAAAGCTTATGCAATATGCAGTAAAGATACTCTAAAGATACACCACActgcagaaaaaaaggaaaacaacaacaacaacaacaacaatataaaccATCACAGAATTTGTTTTACAGGTTATAATGGTAACCGTATTGGTTTTACTGGAGACTGTAATGGTCCCTGTGGGTCTCCACTGGTAATTTGTcgccttctattggtggcttgttaaaaccaataaatcctattgGAATATGGCCCAAAACATACTACtgaaaacacttctttttttctttgatagtATGTAATGTTTGTACTGGTATTTGTAGTGGgaaccatttaaaatgtatgtgatggtttctattatttgttgttgttgttgtttgtttgtttgtttgtgtttttcagcagGGCAATGCAATCATATGCTtctgtttgtcatgtttttgatagaaaaaaaactaatacactTACAATAATAgagtaaattataaataacttgCATAATGCAAATCTGAATTGATCTGCAAAAGGTATTCAGCTTGAACGTTTTGCATGCAACTCGCTATGCTCACTTGTTGAGTAACAGTTATGTcacattttaataacttttatgaCAAAGGCAGCTCTCAAgagattaatataaattaaatacatactcCATACTCCTCTCTTGTGTGCCAGCCGTATTCTGCTCTATTCACGTTTACTGAAGCTCAACTATCATGTTTACTGATTAAGCACATCTGAGGGATAttgcacaaaagtagaattaagaaAGCCAGGATAAGAGAAAAGGCGCGGCTTGACCTAGTTCAATCAGCACATCCTGGCTTAGTCTGTTGCACCTTTGCTAAGCCAGGATGAGAGCGTGCAGCTTTGTCAAGCCAAGTGTAGATAGTTGGGATAAGTGCACATTCACGGCATTCTTAAACAGACCACGGGATCGatcacagaatcaatgatgcaaaaatggataaaaacCCGAGCGGCATACTTCTCGCCAACtgagcaacagcttctaatggaaacatatgaagaggtgaaacatataatatgtaaaaagggaaatacagtttctttaataaaacaaagacaaagttttatttcagatgaTAGATCAGATAAAATcaattagatagaaaaaaaaaacctaaataaaaatagacaaaagagATAGATGCGATagattaaatagacagataaaatgagcaaaatagATCAAATAGATGCGTATAGTGTATAAGTGTTTGCAGTTAATCATACATGTGCTTGCATGAGTAACATGCATGTCCACTGGTCACATTTAAGGCAAAGTGTCCAACTGTTTATTTAGGGAAATGACAAATAACTCcttgaattgtaattatgatggCTTCAGTGGAGCACTGGTTATTTGGACTACTTATGCATTCAGTTGGTCCACTATTGTCTGCCAGGCTTACCCACTTATCCACTATGTGCATCTacagtatttgatctattttgttcattttatctgtctatttgATCTATCTCATGcctcttttatctatttttatttaggtttttagttttct
Protein-coding regions in this window:
- the LOC122136691 gene encoding neurotrypsin-like yields the protein MYLLWPLLFLVSAQCETLFDDTPKQPTQEGSVRLVGDLASSGRVEIYHDGRWGTVCDDGWNQAEAQVVCRQMGFSGAITATSGGRFPAGCGPIWMDDVKCNGLESSLSKCSFRGWGVYDCTHEEDAGVVCEADDRPKQPTQEGSVRLVGGLASSGRVEIYHDGQWGSVCHDGWNLAGAHVVCRQMGYSGAKKATPGRQFQEGCGQIWMDNVKCKGSESSLSECSFRGWGVYDCTHEEDAGVCKTGTAQHKRLRNQD